A stretch of Plasmodium chabaudi chabaudi strain AS genome assembly, chromosome: 14 DNA encodes these proteins:
- a CDS encoding TBC domain-containing protein, putative: MKRDKIKEKYIKLLFNEVENEKLEEYFENYEYNIASINYDIYVFNKKYYKLKNFNENLKKELLLYLFRFNFYVPRIIRRIIFKRLLIYDESKDTANFNYKVYLLLSFLKNPNINEATQKTVDLDVFRTRIDKQNEKTIYFFNIFLNYACSHFQFKYKQGLNEVLALFFHLKGKCFNMIDVYFCFQNFVQRFLKEFYYDDEFFFLQISFYLFKILIKYHDPALSEILENNKMNPEIYAASWFLTLFASKSDLEILNSIYLIFLLERNPFFFFFFSLALLILHRNVFMCVDSSNLPELLSKINIFDKIFLKKVWSLGKYLEKNTPVSFTHKLFFIKNILIYLTNENSAENDNKKNLLLNFFKSIDYMSINSYEIIKNISLGNNNYIFLDIRPSRHFKNFHLKNSINIDFENNYEDIIKRSMNIKNPQKKENKILKNILYICYILKKYDNHEIGYNYLLLFSFLLCSKYNKKINISYDDNIILKKIPPSSNDPTFDTSKWENKTGRNEKQQNNKMEKNVNERKLEGMKNRGNINNGHNSKKKNTEIGNILHLEENKVVDLNLFFFNLYKNKKYYTRQNKMINIDNNSRKKRIIKNGSVKNILEPLKYMNIINYIREKKLKDLKSYYSDDDAIVDKFSLTSYHIKKQLNEKVEKENKKKGRSMLEPIKREKNTHRGPLINNFSIDENNNDNEISKDKKCFTNKDEENMNNKKSDDTNYRSNSSSTSSESNNERRKSNEIADPKLNISSFSLYVLIKEKVLKYEELLKVSFENILSPDKEILILYDDDLNNSKYVRTLYYYLLYTYQIRKVSIIEGGINSYHTLIENDSFFKQIEKNTINGRVVEDTIENNNYEDHLNFYLHYYNFLKDENVLRYCFHQSNVCYLCNYPIFQKKFIDDFFSEIYNDYPIFEEVYYFLTYENICINLLSFYDLIIRKKKTEKIKYDKKNNSDGALSHFSKIFNYIKKKKEPSSLSIPSSTWTKDSVSYNGRYNIGVEKDNESFFSNKKNNFLANKNYFSLNYYLDYYYKKGKTDFPFDPANSHNGYETEMNKNGDMNNSGTYYNLRDKMNEKHLYDHEENQKKIDETTHSANIYAYQNSRKSEIDNKYVERNEILNKNGNEQMDEEKRKDLSLDEKITNLPMFTNNADKKNVIDFDIYNIYSYIDVVCYNSLLEKCSDGYKDEKIYNEKNLKKANGCKIFNCFISYVYQPIIPHNIRSNNIINNFVEYVKYYKSTISNINNNNIATDPNLYLNCNKLDPKLFLNTPYLPYTSFRQPKYEYHKDNAKQSIEKEDTSSKRNSNSTTVDDGSQNNLEKNERTNINDSDLQNSKAYNDLLNNSILNNTWIKNRPDLSSCKLMIYDNLLILYGAPYICDTDIIVRNLNEIPCTESDMNDKKNNNLCAEESYANNLVNNDISSEMKNANGKDQINDAKENGEKENGEKESAEKESMSNNLDIGTRNFLKENEKYRNKKGNKSIDLNSCDDKLEKIIIHKYKDLKKKDVLFNIDCYKLNSIDINWVILSNNIFHSITNDHISDIYDYYESYFNLSKSNMPSKEIIYSSSSLSSSNLISHIPDEQDYSFSDYHNLYTKNLKEKNNINKTEIFHYKNVKIDAVNIYAIFDIRSIYKITTKRMLGKTLYFYFKINESTPLMALNFENDAEMQSCVCSVKEVHTMLSKEKK; the protein is encoded by the exons atgaaaagggATAAGATAAAGGAGAAATACATAAAACTTTTGTTCAATGAagtagaaaatgaaaaattagaagaatattttgaaaattacgaatataatattgcttcaataaattatgacatatatgtttttaataaaaaatattataaattaaaaaacttTAATGAAAATCTTAAGAAAGAGCTAttactatatttatttaggtttaatttttatgtccCTAGGATAATTAG ACgaattatattcaaaagactattaatatatgatgaGAGTAAAGACACAGCGAATTTTAATTACAAAGTGTACCTTTTGTTAtcttttttgaaaaacCCAAACATAAATGAGGCAACTCAA AAAACAGTTGATTTAGACGTATTCAGGACAAGAATtgataaacaaaatgaaaaaacaatttatttttttaatatttttttaaactatGCTTGTAGCCATTtccaatttaaatataagcaGGGGCTAAACGAAGTTTTAG CCTTGTTTTTTCATCTGAAGGGGAAATGCTTTAATATGATTgatgtttatttttgtttccaAAATTTTGTGCAaag ATTTTTGAAGGAGTTTTACTACGATGAtgagtttttttttcttcaaatatctttttatttgtttaaaatattaattaaatatcaCGATCCTGCATTGTCAGAAATTCTTG agaataataaaatgaaccCAGAAATATATGCAGCATCATGGTTTCTTACTTTGTTTGCATCTAAGAGTGATCTTGAGATTTTGaattcaatatatttgatatttCTTCTCGAGCgaaatccattttttttctttttcttttctttggCGCTATTGATTTTACATCG aaatGTATTTATGTGCGTCGATAGTTCAAATTTGCCCGAGTTGCTGAGCAAgataaacatttttgataaaatttttttgaaaaaa gTATGGTCATTGGGGAAatatttggaaaaaaaCACTCCTGTATCGTTTACCCATAAactgttttttataaaaaacattttaatcTACTTGACAAATGAGAATTCCGCAGAAAacgataataaaaaaaatcttttgttaaatttttttaaatcaattGACTATATGTCTATTAATTcatatgaaataattaa aaatatatCTTTAGGAAACAATAACTACATATTCCTTGACATAAGGCCAAGTAGAcactttaaaaattttcatttaaaaaattcaataaACATAGATTTTGAGAATAACTATGAGGATATCATAAAAA gaagtatgaatataaaaaacccCCAAAagaaggaaaataaaatactgaagaatattttgtatatatgttatattttaaaaaaatatgataaccACGAAATTggatataattatttattactgttttcatttttattatgctcaaaatataataaaaagataaaCATAAGCtatgatgataatattatactaaaaaaaatacccCCATCAAGTAATGATCCCACATTTGATACGTCAAAATGGGAGAATAAAACGGgaagaaatgaaaaacaacagaataataaaatggaaaaaaatgtgaatgAAAGAAAGTTAGAAGGAATGAAAAACAGAggcaatataaataatggaCATAATAGTAAGAAGAAAAATACTGAAATTGGTAACATATTACATTtggaagaaaataaagttGTAGatcttaatttattttttttcaacttatataaaaataaaaaatattatacgagacaaaataaaatgataaatattgaCAATAATAGTAgaaaaaaacgaattattaaaaatggttccgtaaaaaatatattagaacctttgaaatatatgaatataataaattatatacgtgaaaaaaaattgaaagatttaaaaagttaCTACTCAGATGATGATGCAATAGTTGACAAATTTTCTTTAACAAGTtatcatattaaaaaacagttaaatgaaaaagtagaaaaagaaaataaaaaaaaaggaagaagCATGTTAGAACCCATAAAAAGGGAGAAAAACACACACAGGGGTccattaattaataattttagcattgatgaaaataataacgataatgaaataagtaaagataaaaaatgttttacaaacaaagatgaagaaaatatgaataataaaaagagtGATGATACTAATTATAGAAGTAATAGTAGTTCCACATCTTCGGAATCAAATAATGAACGAAGGAAGAGTAATGAAATAGCTGAtccaaaattaaatataagttCATTTagtttatatgttttaataaaagaaaaggttttaaaatatgaagaaCTGTTAAAGGTttcatttgaaaatatattaagcCCAGATAAGGAAATATTAATACTATATGATgatgatttaaataattctaaatatgtaagaacattatattattatttattatatacatatcaAATAAGAAAGGTATCAATAATTGAAGGTGGGATAAATTCTTATCATACTTtaattgaaaatgatagtttttttaaacaaatagaaaaaaatactataaATGGAAGAGTTGTAGAAGATACTATTgaaaacaataattatgaagatcatttaaatttttatttacattattataattttttaaaagatgaaaatgtGTTACGATATTGTTTTCATCAATCGAATGTTTGCTATTTGTGTAACTATCCaattttccaaaaaaaatttatagatgattttttttccgaAATATATAACGATTATCCTATATTTGAAGAGgtgtattattttcttacttatgaaaatatatgcataaatttgttatcattttatgatttaataataagaaaaaagaaaacagaaaaaatcaaatatgataaaaaaaataattcagaTGGTGCATTATctcatttttcaaaaatatttaattatataaaaaaaaaaaaggaaccAAGTTCATTGTCTATACCTTCATCAACCTGGACAAAAGACAGTGTGTCCTATAATGGCAGATATAATATAGGTGTTGAAAAAGATAATGAATCATTCTTttcaaacaaaaaaaataattttttggcaaataaaaattactttagtttaaattattatttagactattattataaaaaaggtaaAACGGATTTCCCATTTGATCCAGCAAATAGCCATAATGGATATGAAACtgaaatgaataaaaatgggGATATGAACAATTCAGGTAcgtattataatttacgtgataaaatgaatgaaaaacatttatatgATCATGAAGAAAAccagaaaaaaattgacgAGACAACTCATTCagctaatatatatgcatatcaAAATAGTAGAAAATCTGAAAtagataataaatatgtggaacgaaatgaaattttaaataaaaatgggaaTGAACAGATGGATGAAGAAAAGAGAAAAGATCTATCActtgatgaaaaaataactaACTTACCAATGTTTACAAATAATgctgataaaaaaaatgttatcgattttgatatatataatatatattcatatatcgATGTAGTTTGCTACAATAGTTTGCTAGAGAAATGTAGTGATGGTTATAAAGATGAAAAGATATATAATGAGAAAAATCTGAAAAAAGCAAATGGTTGCAAAATTTTTAACTGTTTCATAAGTTATGTATATCAACCAATAATACCCCATAATATACgatcaaataatattataaacaattttgttgaatatgttaaatattataaaagtaCTATATcgaatattaataataataacatagCTACTGACCcgaatttatatttaaattgtaaCAAGCTTGATCcaaaactatttttaaatactcCTTATTTGCCTTATACTAGTTTTAGGCAAccaaaatatgaatatcaTAAAGATAACGCAAAACAATCTATTGAAAAAGAAGATACATCATCCAAAAGGAACAGCAATAGTACTACTGTGGATGATGGTAGTCAAAACAacttagaaaaaaatgaaagaacaaatattaatgattCAGATTTACAAAATTCCAAAGCATATAATgacttattaaataattctatattaaataatacatgGATAAAAAACAGACCCGATTTATCATCATGTAAACTTATgatatatgataatttgTTAATTCTTTATGGAGCCCCATATATATGCGATACAGATATTATAGTAAGAAATTTGAATGAGATACCCTGTACTGAATCGGATATGAATGATAAgaagaataataatttatgtgCTGAAGAAAGTTATGCAAACAATTTGGTTAATAATGACATATCATCAGAAATGAAAAACGCAAATGGAAAAgatcaaataaatgatgCAAAAGAAAATGGGGAGAAAGAAAATGGGGAGAAAGAAAGCGCGGAGAAAGAGAGCATGTCCAACAATTTAGATATAGGAACTAGAAACTTTttgaaagaaaatgaaaaataccgaaataaaaaaggaaataaaagcATAGATTTAAATAGTTGTGATGATAAactagaaaaaataataatacataaatataaggatttgaagaaaaaagatGTTTTGTTTAATATTGATTGTTACAAATTAAATAGTATAGATATCAATTGGgtaattttatcaaataatatatttcatagtATAACAAATGATCATATATctgatatatatgattattatgaatcttattttaatttatcaaaGAGTAATATGCCAAGTaaagaaattatttattcttCAAGTTCTTTGTCCAGTAGTAATTTGATATCTCATATACCTGATGAACAGGATTATTCTTTTTCCgattatcataatttatatactaaaaatttgaaagaaaagaataacataaataaaactgaaatatttcattacaaaaatgtgaaaattGATGCAGTTAATATTTATGCTATATTTGATATACGttctatttataaaattacgACCAAACGTATGTTGGGTAAAACTCtttatttctatttcaAGATCAACGAG AGTACCCCATTGATGGCcttaaattttgaaaatgacGCGGAGATGCAATCGTGTGTTTGTTCAGTTAAGGAAGTCCACACAATGCTTtccaaagaaaaaaaataa
- a CDS encoding thioredoxin-like associated protein 1, putative yields the protein MFEYTYDEQNGEMPQGLENKQGKKLVLENCGLYMDKNKNAGVVCNRITELNLNSRKKISYIKGDSSQMKNILNHVDHKELETYPARRLLTSYSTYDNQQKYFETKLVPDMQGKMSICVGRKSGSATVNINIDEYDLEKTYHTWKKILGKSAPHNKSSLENDRFLTVSEDAQRSDKLPIVKNRNPPYANPDGPFEKERLNLPKQARDNLDRTLTPLSECNKPNVRVKKNNNLYKDSFFLLRSDENNIPDENKGVRRTNFPWINSNRIKNILNYNYEENVEKTAKINDNLHNIWLDNQKNNRYDPNYQLNSDNSNNYPYREDNCQKYSNIYNSDDTLPTSNVKYGDAYNYDLNLQKENISHFGSNDINIKNENDYYYSENKNCCNHDKIKNYNVASELDNSSHEYINSYPHIDSENFNDPNKFYKPPSMTDIS from the coding sequence ATGTTCgaatatacatatgatGAGCAAAATGGAGAAATGCCTCAAGGGttagaaaataaacaagGGAAAAAACTCGTTTTAGAAAATTGTGGTTTATATATggacaaaaataaaaatgcagGGGTTGTGTGTAACAGGATAACagaattaaatttaaattcaagaaaaaaaatttcttATATAAAAGGTGATAGTTCACAAATgaagaatattttaaatcatGTTGATCATAAAGAATTAGAAACATATCCAGCAAGAAGACTTTTAACTTCTTATTCAACATACGATAatcaacaaaaatatttcgaAACCAAACTTGTACCTGACATGCAAGGGAAAATGAGTATATGTGTAGGAAGAAAAAGTGGAAGTGCAACggttaatattaatattgatGAATATgatttagaaaaaacatatcatacatggaaaaaaattctGGGTAAATCTGCTCCACATAATAAATCAAGTTTAGAAAACGACAGATTTTTAACAGTTTCAGAAGATGCTCAAAGAAGTGATAAATTGCCTATAGTAAAAAATCGAAACCCTCCATATGCTAATCCTGATGGGCCTTTTGAAAAAGAACGATTAAATTTACCTAAACAAGCAAGAGATAATTTGGATAGAACATTAACACCACTATCAGAATGTAATAAACCAAATGTtcgtgtaaaaaaaaataataatctaTATAAGgactctttttttttgttaagaTCAGATGAAAACAATATACccgatgaaaataaaggaGTAAGAAGAACAAACTTTCCTTGGATCAATTCTAatagaattaaaaatattttgaattataattatgaggaaaatgttgaaaaaaCAGCTAAAATTAATGACAACCTGCACAACATTTGGCTAGATAATCAGAAAAATAATCGCTATGACCCAAATTATCAATTAAACTCAGATAACTCAAATAATTATCCATATAGAGAAGATAATTGTCAAAAATATTCCAACATTTACAATAGCGATGACACATTGCCTACTAGTAATGTCAAATATGGTGATGcttataattatgatttgaatttacaaaaagaaaatatttcccATTTTGGATccaatgatataaatataaaaaatgaaaatgactATTACTAttcagaaaataaaaactgtTGTAATCatgacaaaataaaaaattataatgtaGCTAGCGAATTAGACAATAGTTCtcatgaatatataaatagttatCCACACATAGATtctgaaaattttaatgacCCCAACAAATTTTACAAACCTCCATCAATGACAGATATTTCATAA